A window from Mangifera indica cultivar Alphonso chromosome 2, CATAS_Mindica_2.1, whole genome shotgun sequence encodes these proteins:
- the LOC123208561 gene encoding uncharacterized protein LOC123208561, producing the protein MDRDPAHASSPPPLKTIDIHDIHLEYNIVPVDHIKLISESFSVDAPLTSNLSTLVPLRRSSKTIRPSIWTTNYICLVASVKPYPISNYISYDRLAPTHRACINHIFEYREPTSYSKAVQSHHWRQAMVDEFQALSLNKTWNLVSRPLYRKPIKCKCIFKIKYHADGSIEHYKARLIAKGFTQQEGLDNQETFSPGAKHVTVCTFITVVASHDWPLC; encoded by the coding sequence ATGGACAGAGACCCAGCCCATGCATCCTCACCACCACCCTTAAAAACCATAGACATTCATGACATTCATCTAGAATACAATATTGTTCCTGTTGATcatatcaaattgatatctGAATCATTTTCAGTTGATGCTCCACTGACTTCTAACTTATCGACTTTAGTTCCTTTAAGACGTTCATCCAAAACCATCAGACCTTCCATTTGGACCACTAACTATATATGTCTTGTAGCATCCGTAAAACCATATCCCATTTCTAATTACATCAGTTATGACAGATTAGCGCCGACACACAGAGCTTGTATCAACCATATCTTTGAATATCGAGAACCCACTTCATATTCTAAAGCTGTTCAATCTCATCACTGGAGACAAGCCATGGTTGATGAATTTCAAGCCTTGTCCCTTAACAAAACATGGAATTTGGTGTCAAGACCACTTTACAGAAAACCCATCAAATGcaaatgtatatttaaaataaaatatcatgcAGATGGCTCTATTGAACACTATAAAGCCCGCTTgattgccaaaggtttcaccCAACAAGAGGGTCTCGATAATCAGGAAACATTCTCTCCTGGTGCCAAACATGTGACTGTTTGCACATTTATTACAGTTGTTGCTTCTCATGATTGGCCACTTTGTTAA